In Aegilops tauschii subsp. strangulata cultivar AL8/78 chromosome 3, Aet v6.0, whole genome shotgun sequence, one genomic interval encodes:
- the LOC109776918 gene encoding BTB/POZ and MATH domain-containing protein 2-like → MSSGSSTIMADTVRGHYYLKIDGYSVTKFVLPKGKCLRSQPFSVGGRRWVIEYYPNGDRLVAARYISLHLLLVRLNAKLDLRVRRTRRRWREMYLAATSRRDSNQRHGKVEAPVRLDVWECPKFVKRKALEKSSHLKDDSFTIRCDIIVLNEFRAKEGLPPGPALGSIPVPPSDLGQQLGDLLAADKGADVVFEVGGETFPAHRCLLAARSPVFSAELFGSMRESTGAGAVRVSDMEAGVFRALLRFVYTDSWPPETAEGEEFAMAQHLLVAADKYRMERLKLICEDKLCKNIAAGTAASILALAEVHHCHELKGACFHFLNSPKNLTAAMAGDDFENLRSSFHSLVKELIAKCSIDASAQ, encoded by the exons ATGTCCTCTGGCTCCTCCACGATCATGGCCGACACGGTGCGGGGGCACTACTACCTGAAGATCGACGGCTACTCGGTCACCAAGTTCGTCCTCCCTAAGGGAAAGTGCCTCAGGTCTCAACCATTCTCCGTGGGAGGCCGCCGGTGGGTCATCGAGTACTACCCCAACGGCGACCGACTCGTGGCCGCGAGGTACATTtccctccacctcctcctcgtccgccttAATGCCAAACTGGACTTGCGCGTaaggcggacgaggaggaggtggagggaAATGTACCTCGCGGCCACGAGTCG CCGGGATTCGAACCAACGACACGGCAAGGTGGAGGCCCCCGTCCGCCTTGATGTCTGGGAATGTCCCAAGTTCGTCAAGAGAAAGGCCCTGGAGAAATCGAGCCATCTCAAGGACGATTCCTTCACCATCCGCTGCGACATCATCGTCCTCAACGAGTTCCGCGCCAAGGAGGGGCTGCCGCCGGGCCCCGCTCTCGGATCCATCCCCGTGCCCCCGTCCGACCTGGGCCAGCAGCTCGGCGACCTCCTCGCGGCCGACAAGGGCGCCGACGTCGTCTTCGAGGTCGGCGGCGAGACGTTCCCGGCGCACCGATGCCTGCTCGCGGCCCGGTCGCCCGTCTTCAGCGCCGAGCTCTTCGGCTCGATGAGGGAGAGCACCGGCGCCGGCGCGGTCCGCGTGTCCGACATGGAGGCGGGTGTGTTCAGGGCGCTGCTCCGCTTCGTGTACACGGACTCGTGGCCGCCGGAGACGGCGGAAGGAGAGGAATTCGCCATGGCCCAGCATCTGCTCGTGGCGGCGGACAAGTACCGCATGGAGAGGCTCAAGCTAATCTGCGAGGACAAGCTGTGCAAGAACATCGCGGCGGGCACGGCGGCGAGCATCCTGGCGTTGGCTGAGGTGCACCACTGCCATGAGCTCAAAGGTGCATGCTTCCATTTCCTCAACTCTCCGAAGAACCTGACGGCAGCCATGGCCGGCGACGACTTCGAGAATCTGCGCTCAAGCTTCCACTCTCTTGTCAAGGAGTTGATTGCCAAGTGCTCGATCGATGCCTCAGCTCAGTGA